In Pecten maximus chromosome 10, xPecMax1.1, whole genome shotgun sequence, one genomic interval encodes:
- the LOC117335690 gene encoding uncharacterized protein LOC117335690, with protein sequence MHSQHDGGDSDSDWDSTLDFTSPRQTGPHMPPQIQLTEEEDNDDFSRNESVRSSIQKPKPKERLPASANQPVPAARDDEDASVRSNLYATPQKVKNGNRSNQGTPKGSRSHLGENDGDPPPYNFRGALNGAITPDRGRTAAPPGHDRRDNIYDTVSVDRAPSPSPALAGKRPTEKSMDSMGSWDDSDQDERTLRELRENFRQEKQKEQQAEDLRLKLQREAEQAMEKQDEGQVTNRSEATWKSWASGGRGKKKDTTANRSKARKSEAATAVKDQRIALKAETPRTHRDISLAIGQGQVIEPKVTQEVVQGVSRIESVSPSKDLAMETPAYIDPPFIVKDEDGRSVYYFGHGSLQYYEVEDDANEAFMPKIAEKAEMVLQRIYQEFFGLLRILTSVVILLIVELLKYIIKYILQPLIVGVFGTLGDYIAKPLFSLAFNGFVHPFGVFMWNCFMTLRHMFSPIAEILRKVFIQLAMLCRSIRCVEIHWKTNRSEEKITDLTQV encoded by the exons ATGCATTCTCAGCATGATGGTGGAGACAGTGATAGTGACTGGGACAGTACACTGGATTTCACCTCTCCACGTCAAACAGGACCACATATGCCTCCTCAGATACAGCTGACAGAGGAAGAAGACAATGATGACTTCAGTAGGAATGAATCTGTCAGGTCCAGCATTCAGAAACCAAAGCCAAAAGAAAGGCTTCCTGCATCAGCCA atCAGCCGGTGCCTGCTGCAAGAGATGATGAAGACGCATCAGTAAGAAGTAACCTGTATGCCACGCCTCAGAAAGTAAAAAATGG TAACAGGTCAAATCAAGGGACTCCCAAAGGATCAAGGTCTCATCTTGGAGAAAATGATGGGGACCCTCCTCCATACAACTTTAGAGGAGCTTTGAATG GGGCAATAACTCCTGACAGAGGACGCACTGCTGCACCACCTGGGCATGACAGAAGagataatatatatgatactgtATCGGTAGACAGGGCTCCAAGCCCTTCTCCAGCCCTGGCAGGGAAACGTCCTACAGAAAAATCCATGGATA GTATGGGATCTTGGGATGACTCTGATCAAGATGAGAGGACTTTAAGAGAACTCAGAGAGAACTTTCGAcaggaaaaacaaaaagaacaaCAGGCGGAAGACCTAAGGCTCAAATTGCAGCGAGAGGCAGAACAAG CCATGGAGAAACAGGACGAAGGTCAGGTGACTAATAGGTCCGAGGCTACGTGGAAAAGCTGGGCTAGTGGTGGACGAGGCAAGAAAAAGGACACAACAGCAAATCGGAGTAAAGCTAGGAAGTCG GAAGCTGCCACAGCTGTTAAGGACCAAAGAATTGCACTGAAGGCTGAAACACCTCGTACCCACCGGGACATATCATTGGCgataggtcaaggtcaggtcATCGAGCCAAAGGTCACACAAGAAGTGGTTCAAGGGGTGTCCAGAATTGAGTCTGTATCTCCTAGTAAAGACTTAGCTATGGAAACGCCGGCCTACATTGACCCGCCGTTCATTGTGAAAGACGAGGATGGACG AAGTGTGTATTACTTCGGCCACGGCAGTCTACAATATTACGAAGTGGAAGATGACGCAAATGAAGCATTCATGCCAAAAATTGCTGAAAA AGCTGAAATGGTTTTACAGCGAATATATCAGGAGTTTTTCGGATTACTGCGTATCCTtacaagtgttgttattttgttaattgttgaacttttaaaatacataataaaatacatcCTTCAGCCACTCATTGTAGGAGTATTTGGGACCCTTGGTGACTACATAGCCAAACCTCTTTTTTCATTAGCTTTCAATGGCTTTGTCCATCCCTTCGGAGTGTTTATGTGGAATTGTTTTATGACATTGCGACACATGTTTAGCCCGATCGCAGAGATTCTAAGGAAGGTATTTATACAGTTGGCGATGCTGTGTCGCTCCATTCGCTGTGTGGAGATTCATTGGAAGACAAATCGCTCCGAGGAGAAGATAACAGATTTAACCCAAGTATAA